TCTACATCGGTTTGCGCTTTTTCAATTAGGGAAAGCACGTCGCCCATGCCGAGAATTCTGGAAGCCATGCGGTCTGGATGGAAGGTTTCGAGAGCTTCCATTTTTTCACCAGTGGCGATAAATTTAATTGGTTTTCCAGTAACAGAACGAATCGAAAGTGCGGCCCCACCACGTGTATCGCCATCTAGTTTTGTTAGTACGACACCGGTAATTTCTAATTGTTCGTTGAAACTTTGCGCCACATTGACGGCATCTTGCCCTGTCATCGAATCGACTACAAGCAAAATTTCGGTAGGTTTGGCAATTTCTTTGACTTGTTTTAGCTCGTCCATTAACGTTTCATCGATGTGCAAACGGCCGGCTGTATCGATAATCACATAGTCTAAATGTTCTTCTTTGGCTTTTTCGATTGCTTGTTTGGCAATTTCTACTGGGCTTACTTGATCGCCTAGTGAAAATACTGGCATATCTAATTGTTTGCCTAGTGTTTCTAATTGTTTAATTGCGGCAGGACGATAAATATCGGCTGCTACAAGTAATGGTTTACGGTTATATTTTTTGCGTAATAAATTAGCAAGTTTTCCGGAAGTGGTTGTTTTACCAGCCCCTTGTAAACCTACCATCATAATCACGGTTGGCGGACGGTCTGCTGTTCCGATTTTGCTTTCTTCGCCGCCCATTAAGCTTGTTAGTTCTTCTTGAACGATTTTGATAACTTGTTGACCGGGTGTTAAGCTTTTCATTACGTCCGCGCCGACAGCACGTTCGCTTACTGTTTTAATAAATTGTTTAACGACTTTAAAGTTAACATCGGCTTCTAGTAGGGCAAGGCGAACTTCACGCATCATTTCTTTTACGTCAGCTTCGTTTACTTTCCCTTTGCCGCGAATTTTGTTCATTGTTTCTTGGAGTCTTCCAGCTAGTCCTTCAAATGCCATGATTCTGGCCTCCTAATCGATATTTTTAAGCTGTTCGAGCGTCTCTTTCACTTGCTCGTCCAGAAAATTCTTCTTGGTTAATTGTGCTTCTAATTGACTAAAGAGTTTTTCTCGTTGTTGATATTTTCTTAACATCCCTAGTTTTTCTTCGTATTTTTCTAGGCTTTCTTCGGTCCTTTTAATATTATCATAAATGGCTTGTCTGCTCACTTCAAATTCTTCGGCAATTTCGCCTAGTGAGTAATCGTCCAGGTAATAAAAAGAAACATAGGCTTTTTGTTTGGTTGTTAATAATTCTTGGTAAAAATCAAATAATAAATTCATCCGGTTTGTCTTCTCAAACAAGGCGTTTCACCTCTCTCCTTTTAAAGGATACGGGGAAATCGCGGGAATGTCAAGGAAGGTTAAACAAAAGAGAAAAAAGCCGGAATGACAAGTATCATTCGGCTTTCTCTGATTATTTTTCGTTATCAACCATATCAGCAAATAAGCCATAAACATATTCATTTGCATCAAAGGCTTGCAGGTCGTCCATTTGTTCCCCAAGACCGACGAATTTCACCGGGATATCCAGCTCGTTGCGGATGGCGATGACGATACCACCTTTGGCAGTTCCGTCTAGTTTTGTAAGGATAATGCCTGTTACGTCCGTTGTTTCTTTAAATTGTTTTGCTTGAACGAAGGCATTTTGACCAGTTGTTGCATCTAGTACTAGTAAAACTTCGTGCGGCGCATTAGGAATTTCGCGCGTAATGACACGTTTTACTTTTTCTAATTCGTTCATTAGATTGACTTTGTTTTGTAAACGGCCGGCTGTATCGCAAAGTAAAATGTCTGCTTTGCGTGCTTTTGCGGCTTGAACGGCATCAAACATCACCGCTGCAGGGTCGCTTCCCTCGGCTTGTTTAATAACATCGACGCCGGTACGCTCGCCCCAGACTTCAAGTTGATCAATCGCGCCAGCTCGGAAAGTATCACCAGCAGCAAGCATGACTTTTTTGCCTTCTTGTTTAAAACGATGGGCCATTTTTCCGATGGAGGTTGTTTTACCAACACCGTTCACACCAACAAATAGGATGACTGTTAGGCCGTTTTCTTCGATATGAAGAGCCTCGTCTTCTTTTTCGTCGCCTTGATAAATCTCGACTAATTTTTCGACAATTACTTCTTGGACATCTTTTGGATCGCTGATATTTCTAAGCTGTACTTCACGGCGCAGCATATCGACTAGTTCCATGACTGTTTCAAAGCCAACGTCCGCTCCGATAAGAATTTCTTCAAGTTCTTCAAAGAAATCTTCATCTACTTTACGATAGCGAGCAACCATTTCGTTGATTTTCCCGGAAAAGTTGCCACGTGTTTTGGATAAGCCATCTTTAAATTTTCCAGAAACAGAATCGGTTTGCTGGGTAATTTTATCTTTTAATTTTTTAAAAAAGGTCATTTTGTTTACTCCTTTTATTTAATGAGTTCGGCTGTTTCTTCTAAGCGAACCGATACTAGTTTGGAGACGCCGGACTCTTGCATGGTGACACCGTATAAAACGTCGGCTTCTTCCATTGTTCCTTTACGGTGCGTGATAACGATAAACTGTGTGCCAGACTCGAATTGTTTCAAGTAACGGCTGAATCTCGTAACGTTTGCTTCATCTAACGCTGCTTCTACTTCATCCAAAATACAGAATGGAACAGGACGAACGCGAATGATAGCAAATAGTAAAGCAATCGCGGTTAATGCGCGCTCTCCGCCGGAACGAAGTGATAAGTTTTGCAGTTTTTTCCCTGGAGGTTGAACGACGATATCAATACCGGTTGTTAAAAGATTTTCCGGATCAAGGAGAACCAGTTCCGCACTTCCGCCACCAAATAGTTCTGGGAAAACAATCGCGAATTCGGTTTTAATCGCTTCAAAACTCTCACTAAAACGGATTTTCATTTCTTCGTCCATTTCGTCCATAACTTTAAAGAGGGTTTCTTTTGCGGCAAGTAAATCCGCTTGTTGCCCGTTTAGGAAGTCAAAACGTTCTTGGATTCGCTCAAATTCTTCGATGGCACCAATGTTGACAATACCGAGTTCGTCGATAGAACGTTTTAATAAGCGAACTTTCGAGCGAGCTTGTTCGGTATCTACTTCTGGCAAGATTTTTTCTTCGGCTTGCTCAGGTGTGAGTAAATAAGCTTCTTGCAGACGGTCGATTCGGTT
This portion of the Listeria cossartiae subsp. cossartiae genome encodes:
- the ffh gene encoding signal recognition particle protein — encoded protein: MAFEGLAGRLQETMNKIRGKGKVNEADVKEMMREVRLALLEADVNFKVVKQFIKTVSERAVGADVMKSLTPGQQVIKIVQEELTSLMGGEESKIGTADRPPTVIMMVGLQGAGKTTTSGKLANLLRKKYNRKPLLVAADIYRPAAIKQLETLGKQLDMPVFSLGDQVSPVEIAKQAIEKAKEEHLDYVIIDTAGRLHIDETLMDELKQVKEIAKPTEILLVVDSMTGQDAVNVAQSFNEQLEITGVVLTKLDGDTRGGAALSIRSVTGKPIKFIATGEKMEALETFHPDRMASRILGMGDVLSLIEKAQTDVDAEKMKAMEQKMKDNSMTLDDFLDQLQQVKQMGPLDELLKMMPGANKMKGLDNMNVDDKQLGHIEAIIKSMTKNEKDNPDIINASRRKRIARGSGRPVQEINRLLKQFAEMKKMMKQMTGGGKGKKGKNPFGNFKMPF
- a CDS encoding putative DNA-binding protein; its protein translation is MFEKTNRMNLLFDFYQELLTTKQKAYVSFYYLDDYSLGEIAEEFEVSRQAIYDNIKRTEESLEKYEEKLGMLRKYQQREKLFSQLEAQLTKKNFLDEQVKETLEQLKNID
- the ftsY gene encoding signal recognition particle-docking protein FtsY: MTFFKKLKDKITQQTDSVSGKFKDGLSKTRGNFSGKINEMVARYRKVDEDFFEELEEILIGADVGFETVMELVDMLRREVQLRNISDPKDVQEVIVEKLVEIYQGDEKEDEALHIEENGLTVILFVGVNGVGKTTSIGKMAHRFKQEGKKVMLAAGDTFRAGAIDQLEVWGERTGVDVIKQAEGSDPAAVMFDAVQAAKARKADILLCDTAGRLQNKVNLMNELEKVKRVITREIPNAPHEVLLVLDATTGQNAFVQAKQFKETTDVTGIILTKLDGTAKGGIVIAIRNELDIPVKFVGLGEQMDDLQAFDANEYVYGLFADMVDNEK